The sequence CGCTGTATGTGCCTACACAGCCTCCTCTCCTATCTGTTTACCTCCTACCTCAGTTGACTTTACTGCAAGCAGACTTGCCATTTCTTACTCTGAAAGTCCCATATTCTAGAACTGTTTCTGCACCACAGCAATTCACCTGGTAGGTCCCTCCTCCCAGAGACTACAACCTGCCCAACTGTTTCATCACAACTTCTAGTCGCACGTTGCGTTATCTGTTAATTACACCATCTCTCTGGTGGCTTTTCATTCATGCTGTGTTGCAAGGGCTCTTTATCGAACTCCTTCCAGTGACAATTATAGTCTGATCTGTCACTCTGAGGGGTAGGTTCAGGGACTTTTTATCTGCTTACAGATTATGCCACAAGTGCAGAAACCTGCATGCTTCTAATTCACCTCTGACATAGCCTAGAGTCTAAACACAACACAAAGACATCTGAAAGTGAATGCTTAAGGCATGAAGACAGCCCTCCCTAAAACAGGCACTCCCAGTTAGTTTGAAAGATCCCATCACACAGTCACCATGCCCCAATAAAACCAGCCTGTTGGTACCCAACCTTAGAACACATACCTTGGTGTAAGAGTCAGCATCATCACCCCTATGTAACGGCGCTTCGTCTCTGTATTGCCAAACCAAGAGCCTGTTGAAGGAAAGGACATCAAATGACAAGGCTGAAAACAGGCACACACTCAAAATAGTGCTGGGCTGAGCCAGCCGAGTCACAAAGCTCACAAGCCTCAAGGCAGACATCGTGCGGAGCGAGTTGTTCTGATTCCCTACCAACAGCTTAAGTTCCATTTACCAGTTAGAGCTTTACAGGTATGgcatattttgctttcctggtTTAGGCTGTCATTTTTTGAACTGAGGGTATCACTCCACAGTGCCAACATGAGAATCAGAAAGCATGAGTCTGCATCAAATAAATTATAACAGAcacaaaggacaaaaagagGCAATGTTCCACACAAGTAAATCAACTACCTGTCCTTTACAATACAGCTGAATCCCGCATTTGCATTTCCATTAGTACACAAAAGACTAAGTAGCCCCCAGTTTCCACGTcatcctttccctttctcaatGCCAACAAATGGTCCACTGATTTCCCCATATGTTGAGATCTaatgaaaaggacaaaaaaaataaaataaaatcctcacCTACCCCTGGGGACTTCAGTGCAAGCTACTTAGGACACTTTAAAAGTCTATACCTGCAGCACACGCAGGCCAGCATCCTCCTTGTAGTTTGTTAGGCCCCTgtgggcagggaagcagcagcacagctttcccATGGCGGGGGAGTTTTGTGCCAGATGGAAGAATCTTCTTACTCCCAAAGACTCTTTCTCATGCTCTGCTTGCCCTTGTCGCAGAAAGGCCCAAAGCCCAGATGTGCCAGAGCTTCCCTctttcatcctcttcctcctcctggcctACTTCCCCCAATACCCAAGCAGGGAGGCACCCAACTCACTTTTGCGCTGCTCCTCCTTTTGCAGGAACCTCCGTAGCCGGTCTGAGGGGATGGCAAAAGAGATGCCTGATGTCACCTTCATAGTGTTCACCCCAATCACTTCGCCATCCTGCAGGGGAAAGGGCACTGTGCTATCCAGCTTGCATCGTTGCGGAGAGGAGGGGAACTGCTGTGCAAGCCTGGAGTCCTGTCTGTGCACCCGtcccttcccagcctgctgcttctgcagcctgctggaCCCTGCTGAGGCTGGGCAGAGACTGGTCTCATGCAgcccctccctctgccctgccagcatcAGCCATTCCAGCCTCACTAGAGTAGGGCTCAGCTCCACCATGCCAGAGACCCATCGGCTCAGGTTCCCTGAAACAGACTCTGCACAGAGCTTCCCACACTGGGCTGatcccctgctcctcctcctcctcacaagGAGCCTGGAGCATACACTGCCCCTCCCTCCCGGCAGCAGTAGCACCCACAGGTGCTCCCACTGAGGGGTACCAAGCCCCTGGGGACACCGATCGAAGAGCACGTGGCACACCTCTGCCGTGGCCCGTGAGGGTGCAAGCAGAGCTTACCAAATTGACGAGGGGGCCCCCGGAGTTCCCaaactgcagcagaggagagagcaGTAAACAAATCATGAAAGCAACATCCTCACACAGCAGGACCCGCGGCAGGGAGGCAGAATCCAGAGAACAGGGTCAGGCCGAGAAATGTAGCCAGCACCCAGGTGACTGGCCAGAATCCCTTCATCTCCCAGTGCTCTGTGTCCAGCCTCCTCTGACctcacagcacccacagcccttccccagctccctcctccccaaagaGGGCTGATGGGAGGAGGTgccaccccacccacccacgaCCGCGGGCTCCCCTTACATCAATAGCAGCGTCAGTCTGGATGTACTCCATGTCAGAGGTGGTCAGGCCCAGCTCCCGGCCGCCCCGCTGGGCAGAGCTGACGATGCCGGAGGTGATGGTGTTCTGCAGGGCGAATGGGCTGCCCATGGCCACCACAAACTCTCCCTGTCGCACCTCAGAGGAGCGCCCaaggggcagggtgggcagcgggtgctggaagggaagaggaCAGTGAGCGGATGGGAGGGAACGAAGGGAGTCTCCACCACTGTGATGCACACCTTAGGCTTGATCTTGATGGTAGCGATGTCTGCAACCTGGTCCACGTCTTGCACCACAGCATCATACTGCTCACCGCTGGCCAGCTTCACCCGCACACACCGACGATTTGCCACCACGTGCGCGTTGGTCACAATGAGCCCATCCGGAGACACCAGGAAACCCGAGCCATTAGAGATGGGCACATCACGGCCCGAAAAGGGATGCCTGCAAGATGGGCACAGGtaagggaggggtgggagggatCCCGAGGGGACTGGTGAAGACTCAGGAGGGCAGGTGCCAGGCAGACTGGGTGGCCCAGACTGGTAGGCCTGGAAAGAAGCAGGGGATAGTGATGATGTCTGGGCAACAGGATGATGGGGGAAGACTCTTTCACTTCTTCACAAAAAGTCCCCATCTCAAGAGTCAAACACGCATGCAAGAAGGGAACAAGCAGGAAGCATCAGGAGCCCATGCACAGCTGCTAAGGTACAATCCCACTGGGAGTACAGAGTTAACAGTGGGAAGCTTACGTGAGTGGAGAGCTGCAGTGGATGGTGCAGTCTGGGAAAGAGCAGCAAGGGGGTAAGTAGCAGGGGTTGTGATCTACACAAAGAAGCAGCCTGAACACACAAAGCCTTGCCTCAGAGCAGGTAAAAACCACTCGGGAGGTGATGGGTACATCTTCTTTAGACAGCTGGAGGAAGACTCACAACTGCAGGCCCCGGTCCCCATGGGGGACATCAATCATCCTGACCTCTACAGGAAGGCCTGGTGCTGACTGGGGCAAGGGACGTAGTGACACAAGACACAGAAAGGTCTGATGCGATTGGTGCCTTTTTGCCTTGTTCTTTGGGCCTCCCAAGTTGCTGTGCCCTGAGGCAGTCTGTGGGAATGCAGCATCACACAGATCACTGAAGCCAGCTGGACATGCACAGGTCCATGGATACACATGAGAGGGATGGCTGAGGTCCCTGTGAGTGTTCAAATGTCACAGTGGTAAAGGGGATCTCCTGATGGCTGGAAAAAGGCAAGTCACACCAGCCTGCAAGGCTGCCAAGAAAGTGGGTCCTGAAAACTGCAGACCAGCCAGTCTCCACAATCTCTGGGAAAGTTATGGAGCAAACGCTCCCAGAAACCctttcccagcacagagcacacaaGAAGGGGACTgggggctgccagcacagaCGCACCAAtggcaaatcatgcctgaccaacctggctggctcctgcagccagaTGAGTGGCTCTGCAGGTAACGGGCGAGCAGTGGATATTGTTTACCTTAAGCAGGCTTTCAGCCTTGTCTCCCGTGGTGCCATTAGCCACACAGGTGACATGCAGGCTGATAATCAATAAGGTCAACAGAAAATTGGCTGGGCCACCTAGGGGCAAGCCCAGCTGGTGGTCAGCTACTAATACCATGCCTCAGGAGGTGGGAGAAGGGCCAGTACCGCTCCATGTCCTTCACGTTCCTAAACCAGAGGATGGGACACCACATGCAAACTCAGCAGACCTGCGGATGACACCACACTGGAGGGAGCAGTCAAGAAGCTGAAGGGCTGAGCTACTGTTCAGAGTgtcttgacaggctggagacaCAGGATGGCAAGATTATGGAGATCAAAGGTAAATGCAAACCGTGCTCCTAGGATGGAGTAATTGTGTGCCACAGGACAGCCTGGGGCCGCTGCCTGGAAGtcaaggtggtggtggtgtggcaGCAGCATGTTCCTGTGGTAAAGGCTGGTGGTGTGCACAGGCAGTGGGGTGAGGGGGCCTGTCTCTCCTGCGACACTTGTAGGATCCTA comes from Falco naumanni isolate bFalNau1 chromosome 1, bFalNau1.pat, whole genome shotgun sequence and encodes:
- the HTRA2 gene encoding serine protease HTRA2, mitochondrial — protein: MAALARWARAPLLPGAVRWCRALCGAAEPHPPPPPSPPLPSARGRALAAALGAGTAALVLLWARDGESRRPALPALRAAVPAPPTASPRAAFNFIADVVEKTAPALVYVEIVGRHPFSGRDVPISNGSGFLVSPDGLIVTNAHVVANRRCVRVKLASGEQYDAVVQDVDQVADIATIKIKPKHPLPTLPLGRSSEVRQGEFVVAMGSPFALQNTITSGIVSSAQRGGRELGLTTSDMEYIQTDAAIDFGNSGGPLVNLDGEVIGVNTMKVTSGISFAIPSDRLRRFLQKEEQRKSSWFGNTETKRRYIGVMMLTLTPSILAELKLRDPSFPDVSYGVLIHKVIIGSPAHQAGLKAGDVVLKINGQASRRAEDVYEAVRTQQSLALLVRRGYDTLLVSVVPEVTE